Part of the Paenibacillus terrae HPL-003 genome is shown below.
CTGATGCCGTTCTTCAGCTTGCTTGGACTGGTACTCATCTATTTTGGATTCAGAACGATCCGCCGCCATCGCTACCGCAAACGCCACTGGGTTCGTACCAAGGGGCAAATCGTTGATGCGCATATCGAAGTCGACGTTGATGTCGTTCCCTTTGACCGTGATGATCCGGTAGATACCAGCTACACCCGCCGATTGAAGGTACGCTTCTACACAACTTCAGGTGAAGTCGTAGAATTCTGGAATCCTTATAGCACCAATCTGAGCTTCAACCGAATTGGCAGAAAAATTAGCGTATTATACAATCCCGCAAACCCTCGGGATGCCCTAATCGCAGGCGGTGTGAATGGTGCAGGCTGTCTTGC
Proteins encoded:
- a CDS encoding DUF3592 domain-containing protein; its protein translation is MYWFHFSSELLMPFFSLLGLVLIYFGFRTIRRHRYRKRHWVRTKGQIVDAHIEVDVDVVPFDRDDPVDTSYTRRLKVRFYTTSGEVVEFWNPYSTNLSFNRIGRKISVLYNPANPRDALIAGGVNGAGCLAFMLFLIGVPFALSGVFALLKFFL